Proteins co-encoded in one Novipirellula artificiosorum genomic window:
- the tsaA gene encoding tRNA (N6-threonylcarbamoyladenosine(37)-N6)-methyltransferase TrmO, whose protein sequence is MSEPSFVVHPIGHFKSTDGQTRIVVDKKFQAGLLGLGGYSHIQVFWWFSNNDTPEKRAILQVHPRGNKDNPLTGVFATRSPFRPNLIALTLCKILSIKDNVIEIEKTDAFDGTPILDIKPFIPGYDTVENAKVAEWLGTTGS, encoded by the coding sequence ATGTCTGAACCATCGTTCGTTGTTCATCCCATTGGGCATTTCAAGAGTACTGATGGCCAGACTCGAATCGTCGTTGATAAGAAGTTCCAAGCTGGTTTGCTGGGACTGGGCGGCTATTCCCATATCCAAGTTTTTTGGTGGTTCAGCAACAATGATACGCCTGAGAAAAGAGCGATCCTCCAGGTTCATCCGAGAGGCAACAAAGACAATCCGCTTACCGGTGTGTTTGCAACTCGATCCCCTTTTCGACCGAATCTCATCGCCTTAACCCTCTGTAAAATCTTGTCGATCAAAGACAATGTGATCGAGATCGAGAAAACCGATGCCTTCGATGGCACACCCATCCTAGACATCAAACCGTTCATACCCGGTTACGACACGGTAGAAAACGCCAAGGTCGCTGAGTGGCTGGGGACGACTGGAAGCTAA
- a CDS encoding chemotaxis protein CheB: MIVGVGASAGGLDAFGELLQHLGRCEGLALVFVQHLDPSSSSLLRELLRTATETRVIEIAGRRKLKPGCVYIAPARQFLEIKNGAVRPVVPDTDESPLTAVDHFFHSLAEDQAGRAVGIVLSGSGSDGTVGLKAISDAGGLTFAQDSASAKFDSMPRSAATTGVADHVCRPREIAAERLRYAAHVEEFVGVIDKDGILLEIDDRSLEIARSRREEVIGRFEPYRLIEDVRSIMAVRATESGLTLEVEYDGKIPKVIQSDANQPRRKGFTLAKTVEWTSAIFRRWLHVDARRT; encoded by the coding sequence CTGATCGTAGGCGTCGGTGCCTCTGCGGGAGGGCTTGATGCGTTCGGAGAACTGTTGCAACATCTTGGACGATGTGAAGGCTTGGCGTTGGTGTTTGTTCAGCACCTTGATCCATCCAGTAGTTCGCTGCTTCGTGAATTGCTCCGTACGGCGACCGAAACGAGAGTGATCGAAATCGCCGGTCGAAGAAAATTGAAACCGGGCTGCGTTTACATCGCTCCTGCTAGACAGTTCCTTGAAATAAAGAATGGTGCCGTTCGGCCCGTCGTGCCCGACACCGATGAGAGTCCGCTCACCGCAGTTGACCATTTTTTTCATTCGCTAGCCGAAGATCAGGCTGGGCGTGCTGTTGGCATCGTGCTTTCTGGGTCCGGAAGCGATGGCACCGTTGGGCTGAAGGCGATCAGTGACGCCGGAGGGCTGACGTTCGCCCAAGATTCCGCCTCGGCGAAGTTCGACAGCATGCCGCGCAGTGCCGCCACGACTGGCGTTGCCGATCACGTTTGTCGTCCCCGTGAGATTGCGGCGGAACGGTTGCGGTATGCCGCACATGTTGAGGAGTTTGTCGGCGTTATTGACAAGGATGGGATCTTGCTGGAAATCGATGACCGCTCGCTCGAAATCGCTCGTTCGCGTCGCGAAGAAGTGATCGGACGTTTCGAACCTTACCGCTTGATCGAAGATGTGCGAAGTATCATGGCGGTCCGCGCGACGGAGAGCGGGTTGACACTGGAAGTCGAGTATGACGGCAAGATCCCAAAGGTCATTCAGTCGGATGCAAATCAGCCCCGACGAAAAGGTTTCACGTTGGCAAAGACGGTTGAATGGACTTCAGCGATTTTTCGGCGATGGTTGCACGTTGACGCTAGACGTACCTGA